The stretch of DNA TTGCGGGTCTTTTTGGAGCGGGGCATCCTGAACAATCCGCAGCGCTTCGTCCGCCATTAGGTGCCCGATGCGTAGACATTCTTCCCAGGTCCGTGAATCGTACCAATAACCGGTCAGGGGATCCTTGGGTTTGTTCAGATCACGATTGTCGGCCGTGATCATTCCCCCTTGTGCGCCATTCATAAACAGCGCCATCCCTCCGGTCTCCTTCTCCAACTTGTCGCACAACGGGCCGACTAAGTCGGGACTGAGTACGCCTTCGCTGTTGCCCAGCACCTCGGGGTGGATGGCGTAATTGACCAGCGTGGCGATCGTCTTACCTTCAGGAGTGACCGCTTGGATCACGCTCATCCGCCGGTCGTAAAGATTGGGAGCGTAATAGTTGTAGGCAATTTTCCCTTTGGCTTCGCCGGTACCGATTTTCAAATACGCCGGCTGCAGATTGTCGATGGCAGTGTTGATCGCCTGAGCGGCCTTGTTGCAGACGTCATCCATGAACTTCAAGTTGCCGGTATGTCCACCGGTCGGCAGCGGAAAGGCATAGCAATCCGGGCCGCTGTGCGTATGTGTCGAGCCGATCATGATATTCTGTGCATCGATGCGCGGAACCTGTTTGCGGACACGATCAGCCAGCACCGAGGGGAATCCCAACAGGTCCAAGCCGACCACCGCGACGGTCGTTTCCCCTTTGCGAAACACGATCGCCCGCGCCGTCAATTCGCCTTGTTTTCCCGTTGCCGGTTTCGGAATGCCCATGCCGCCGGAAATCGGCAGGAGCGGATCGGGGGTAATGACCTGCATCCCGGTGCCGACTTCGAGGTCTGCGAAAGCAGCGGACGTTCCCAATACGATCGAAGAGAGCGCGCACATGGTAATCAAGAGTCGATTCATCAGAGGCTCCGTAAGAGGGGACCCGTTTTTTTAGAACTGCTGGAAATGGTGGTGAGAACCTCATCGATCACCAGCGGGCAATTTTAAACCGGCTGGATGCGCACGATGACGCTGCCACGGGCGGCAGCTCCGTCCGTGGCAGCTCTCAATCCTGGTTATGCGCGGCTATTGCTAATACGACAGCGCCGGGCGATTGCGTTTGTCGTTGCGTCGCAGGGAACACTCATCCTTCAACCACACTGGCGGACAAGCCGCCAGTGGCACCCCACGCAATTGTGATATGACGTGAAGAGGTTAAGTGAACGTCAACTGCGGCGATTACTCTTCCCGTAACCATGCCCAAGCTTTGTCGATGTCGGCGGCATCGAAGTATTCGATTTTGGCCATCGTGAACGGCTTGCAGACCATCGCCATCCATTTTTCCCAAGACTTGTCGCCCACCAATGCAATCCGTTCCATGGCGGTGCAGTGTTTTGTGGCAAATTTGATGTCATCCCACAGTGCGTGCGTATCCCAACCATGGAAGTCGTGGAATTGAGACAGCAAGCGAATCTTGCCGTGGGCTTCCACTGCACGTTCTACGATCGGAACAAAGACCTTGTAGTCCTCGTCGTGCAGTTTTCCACTGAGTTGGAATGCTAAAATATTACTGTCGCTGGATTCAATTTCTGTAATCATGACTTTCTCCGTTTGATTCGTCACTTGATGAAAAACACAGCCTTGTTCCTTTGAGAAATATTACGCTGTCGAGCGGCAAAACTCCACCGGAATTGAATGGTCGCGGGCCGCTTGCTATGAATGGAGTTGCCCCTTCCTATTCCCTGAGACCTAAGACGATGTCTAACCGAATACGTGTCGCTGCTGTTGCCGATATCCCCCCGGGAACTGCTAAGGAGGTTCTTGCGGGCGAGCGGATTTTGGCAGTGTATCATGTTGACGGCGAATTTTATGCGCTGGACGGCATCTGTCCCCATGCCGGCGGTCCATTGGGAGAAGGTACGCTGCAGGGAAACATCGTCACCTGCCCGTGGCATGGTTGGCAATTCGACGTCACCTCCGGCCAGCATTGCCTGAACGATCACCTAAAGCATCCTTGTTTTCCGGTGACTGTTGACGGAGGCGAAGTGTTCGTCGAATTGGGATGAGCGCGCGCCCGCAAAGTTTGCGCAGCTTTCCCTTGCTTTTCGCTAATTTCCGACAATCCGCTAAAACCGGTTTTCTCGTTATCACCGTGCGGACCGCTAGCCGATATCACCCAAGCAGGTCACTGTACCAGGCTGGATTGAGATCGACCTGTCGGGCCTTTCCGGTCACGGCGTGCTTCGCCATGCCCTTCAAACCATTGAAAATCGGGGTTTCCGGGAATTATGGATATGAGAATTCAAAAATTACGTACTGTTTTTACTTTGGTGTTTCTGGCGAGCCTGACGAGCATGGCCTCCGCCGGTGACGATTACTACGGATGCTCCAGCAATGAATGCTACCATCCGGGTGGTGCACGCCAAAAATACAAATTCGGCAAAAACTGGCCTCCCTACGCCCGTCCAGTGGGATGTAAAGAGCCATACATGCACAAATACCATCGCGCCCACTATTGGCCGTACCCGTATATGTGCGACGATCGTTCGGTGATCCGCCAAGTTGTCCAACAGCAATCCGACAACGGCTGGATGAATTACACCACGCTGTATGACTACCACTTTGATGCCTCCACGCAGGAGTTGAATCAAGCGGGACGTCTGAAATTGCAGTGGATCGCACTCTACTCCCCAGAACGATATCGCACGGCTTATGTCGCTGCTTCACTCGATCCGCGGGACAGCGAAATCCGCTTGGCCAACACGACCTCTTTGATTGCGACGATCTGCGGCTCGGAAGATGCGGCACCGCCGGTCATGCTGCGTCGTGCACAATCCATCGGAACGCCGGCCGAGGAAGTCTACTTGATTCGTGGTGCTTACCTGTTGAGCACACCGGCACCGCGATTGCCTTACCAAGCCTACGGAGCTGATGCCCCCGAGGCGGAATAAGGTCGACGGGCAGCGGTAGCAAGAAGTCATCAGAGACCGGGGCCGCGCGCGGTCCCGGTTTTTTTGATGTTTCAAGCAGATCCCGACGGCAGTCGCGCGATTTTGCGTGTTACAGTTCAGTGAAGGCTCAAATTGCGCAGTGACGGCTTGCTTTCCGGCGGTTGATCGGGTGTAAGCCGCAAAATCGGCACAGTTCGACTCCTTCGCCACAGTCACTGCAGTCCATCCACGACATGAGTGCGTCGCGGGCCAATCAGTCAACTTCAAGAAGAGTCGCCATTGTCCAAGCCGGTCGTAGGCCGGAGAGAACATGCGGTCACCGGGTGAGTTGACGATTTACACACATTGCCGCTCCAGGGGGGAGCCATGATCGATCACCGCAGGAATCATCCGGAAACACCCAGTTCTGAGTCCGAGACCACACCGCCTGAGCGTGCAGCCGGCGGCGCGATCACTGATTTGTACGGCGACCTCTTCGAAAAAAAATGGTCGATGCCCAAAGAGGTGAACGCGATTCCTCGCAGTGAGGCGTCCCCCACAGCTGCCTTGCCTGCGGGAGAAGGGATCCCGTCAATTCAACGTTGCGAAGCTCCCTCCGCGCCCCGATCCTTGGAAGAAACCGGATTGGCGTTGATGCAGGTCTGCGATTTGATTCTCAAGCAGCTCTACTTGCAAGGGGGGCTGTTGGGTCTGGATTTGGCCAAAGAGGCTCGCTTGCCATTCAATGTCGTCGATGAAGCTTTGCGGTTTCTCAAAGACGAAAAATGTATTGAAGTCGCCACAGGGGAATTGATTGGTCGTGTCTCCTATAAGTTTCATTTGACCGATCTGGGCCGCAACCGCGCCCGCGATGCATTCGAACAGTGCCGCTATATGGGGCCCGCGCCGGTGGCGTTGGAAGATTATGTTCGTCAATGCCATCGGCAATCCGTTGTAGGCATGACCTGCAACGCCACCGCTTTGATGGCTGCTTTTGAGAATATGATCATCCGTCCCAATCTGATGCAGGAATTGGGTCCGGCGGTCTGCAGTGGACGCTCGATTTTCATCTATGGCCCTCCGGGTAACGGCAAAACGATGATCGCCAAGGGGCTAGGGAATTTTCTCAATTCCGGCGGCGGCGAAATCTATGTGCCGTATGCGATTCAAACAGAAAACAGCGTCATCACCGTGTTTGATCCGACGCTCCACGACGTGACCGACAATGAAGATGATTTGGACGTAGAAGATTCAGACGAATCGATGCGCTTGCTCAATGAAAACACCGTCGACCGTCGCTGGCGCCGTGTGCGACGCCCTGTGGTGATCACCGGTGGTGAATTGACGCTCGAGATGCTTGATCTGAGATACAATTCGACCGCCAACTTTTATCAGGCACCGCTGCACATCAAAGCCAATGGCGGCGTATTTTTGATCGACGACTTTGGCCGCCAAATCGTCAGCCCCCGCGATTTGCTCAATCGCTGGATTTTGCCGTTGGAAGAACGAGAAGATTATTTAACGCTGACGACCGGCAAAAAATTCTCTGTGCCGTTTGAGCAGTTGATCATCTTTTCCACCAACTTAGATCCTCGGGAATTAGTTGACGAAGCGTTCTTGCGGCGGATTCGTCATAAGATCCAAATCGGTCCGCCTTCGCGGGAACTGTACACGGAGATTTTTGAGCTATCTTGCAAGCAGCGAGGTATCCCATTTGCCCAGCCCGCCGTGGATTACCTTTATCGCACGTTTTACGATGCCGGAAAGCCGCCCCGGTCGAGTGATCCGCGGGATTTGTTGGAGATTTGCCAATCGATCTGCCGATTCGAAGAGCAGGAAGTTGTGCTTTCCGAGGATCTCATCTCCGAGGCTGCGCAGCGGTTCTTCTGTCAGATCTAAACGTTGGGGAATTCCGTCGGCAATTCAAAAGCCGGGCCCCACAGCAGAGAACACTCCTCTCCCTTCAATATCATTTCCGCGGACTTATCTTTTTATGATGCAGCATCGTTGCGCGCTGATGCGTAACGCCTATGCAGCACATGGAGGTGCCCCGATGTCTCGTCCTTCTCAATTCCAAATTTGGTTGATGCTTGCTGCCGGATTGACGCTTTTCGTTCCAGGCTGCGCTAGTACTTCCAATACGGATGTGTCGATGAGCGACGCCGGTTGGATGTCCTCGCTGAAAAAGAAGTTTACGCCGAAAACGGAATACGCAAAGATCATTCAGCCGACGCATACCGGCGAACCAAGTTCGCAGTTGTTCGTCGCCTATGGGAAACTTGAAGAGAGCCGCAAAAATGTGAACAAGGCTCACGATGCCTACTCCACTGCGCTGGCCAAAGATCCCCAGTCGTATGAGGCGATCCTCGGGTTGGCTCGATTGGAACAATTGGCCGGTCGGCCCGAAACGGCGGAACAAGGGTTCCTCAAAGCCCAAGCGATTGCGCCCGGATCGCCGGATGTCATGACCGCGCTGGGGCAATTTTATGCCGCTCAAAATCGTTGGGATGAAGCCATCGCCCTGCATCGCCAAGCGTTTCAGGTCGAACCCACCAATACCCAACTTCGCTACGGTTTGGCTCGCGTGCTAACACAGGCCGGTCGTGTTGACGAAGGCTTGGCCCAGTTCGAAGAGTCGCTGCACGATAACGTCGCCAACAGCACCGCCGCTGCGGAATACAACGTTGGCGTCATTCTGCACGAACAGGGCCGGTTTGTCGAAGCCGAGCAACATCTCCTCAAAGCCACCATTCACGACCCCAGCATGGAGCAGGCACAGGAATGGCTGGATGTGGTACGACGCGATAAGTCGCGACAACAAGCCATTGCCGCCGCGAATTCTAATGCGGGACGCATTCAGCAAGCTTCTGCTCAGCAGCATATGCAACAGCCTGCGGCCTCAGGGGTCTCACCGGCAAGTCACACCGAATACTCTCAACAGCGACCGACCGCCAACATTCAAGGCGTGCAGCCGATCCAAGCCGGCAACCTGTCACGGTAGACGGGCTCGGATCTGCCTGATGGATTCGCACAACAGAAAATCGACTTCGACGCGTTTAACGCGGCCTGCGGTATGACTCCCATCAATACGACAGAACTGTTAAGGCAGGTG from Symmachiella dynata encodes:
- a CDS encoding neutral/alkaline non-lysosomal ceramidase N-terminal domain-containing protein, producing MNRLLITMCALSSIVLGTSAAFADLEVGTGMQVITPDPLLPISGGMGIPKPATGKQGELTARAIVFRKGETTVAVVGLDLLGFPSVLADRVRKQVPRIDAQNIMIGSTHTHSGPDCYAFPLPTGGHTGNLKFMDDVCNKAAQAINTAIDNLQPAYLKIGTGEAKGKIAYNYYAPNLYDRRMSVIQAVTPEGKTIATLVNYAIHPEVLGNSEGVLSPDLVGPLCDKLEKETGGMALFMNGAQGGMITADNRDLNKPKDPLTGYWYDSRTWEECLRIGHLMADEALRIVQDAPLQKDPQLFCDAIDVRFPVDSDLMWAVITGSPLKYPHNKDQSITSRINLVNIGDAQILTIPGEALPNIGFFLKRKMRGKHNLLFGLTNDAFGYILTEVDYGSFDRYKYVSETSLGEQTGEILIDKSLEFVNQSPAPDSAK
- a CDS encoding STAS/SEC14 domain-containing protein — protein: MITEIESSDSNILAFQLSGKLHDEDYKVFVPIVERAVEAHGKIRLLSQFHDFHGWDTHALWDDIKFATKHCTAMERIALVGDKSWEKWMAMVCKPFTMAKIEYFDAADIDKAWAWLREE
- a CDS encoding Rieske (2Fe-2S) protein — protein: MSNRIRVAAVADIPPGTAKEVLAGERILAVYHVDGEFYALDGICPHAGGPLGEGTLQGNIVTCPWHGWQFDVTSGQHCLNDHLKHPCFPVTVDGGEVFVELG
- a CDS encoding ATPase, producing the protein MIDHRRNHPETPSSESETTPPERAAGGAITDLYGDLFEKKWSMPKEVNAIPRSEASPTAALPAGEGIPSIQRCEAPSAPRSLEETGLALMQVCDLILKQLYLQGGLLGLDLAKEARLPFNVVDEALRFLKDEKCIEVATGELIGRVSYKFHLTDLGRNRARDAFEQCRYMGPAPVALEDYVRQCHRQSVVGMTCNATALMAAFENMIIRPNLMQELGPAVCSGRSIFIYGPPGNGKTMIAKGLGNFLNSGGGEIYVPYAIQTENSVITVFDPTLHDVTDNEDDLDVEDSDESMRLLNENTVDRRWRRVRRPVVITGGELTLEMLDLRYNSTANFYQAPLHIKANGGVFLIDDFGRQIVSPRDLLNRWILPLEEREDYLTLTTGKKFSVPFEQLIIFSTNLDPRELVDEAFLRRIRHKIQIGPPSRELYTEIFELSCKQRGIPFAQPAVDYLYRTFYDAGKPPRSSDPRDLLEICQSICRFEEQEVVLSEDLISEAAQRFFCQI
- a CDS encoding tetratricopeptide repeat protein, coding for MSRPSQFQIWLMLAAGLTLFVPGCASTSNTDVSMSDAGWMSSLKKKFTPKTEYAKIIQPTHTGEPSSQLFVAYGKLEESRKNVNKAHDAYSTALAKDPQSYEAILGLARLEQLAGRPETAEQGFLKAQAIAPGSPDVMTALGQFYAAQNRWDEAIALHRQAFQVEPTNTQLRYGLARVLTQAGRVDEGLAQFEESLHDNVANSTAAAEYNVGVILHEQGRFVEAEQHLLKATIHDPSMEQAQEWLDVVRRDKSRQQAIAAANSNAGRIQQASAQQHMQQPAASGVSPASHTEYSQQRPTANIQGVQPIQAGNLSR